From one Mustela nigripes isolate SB6536 chromosome 16, MUSNIG.SB6536, whole genome shotgun sequence genomic stretch:
- the RUNDC3A gene encoding RUN domain-containing protein 3A isoform X1, giving the protein MEASFVQTTMALGLSSKKASSRNVAVERRNLITVCRFSVKTLLEKYTAEPIDDSSEEFVNFAAILEQILSHRFKACAPAGPVSWFSSDGQRGFWDYIRLACSKVPNNCVSSIENMENISTARAKGRAWIRVALMEKRMSEYITTALRDTRTTRRFYDSGAIMLREEATVLTGMLIGLSAIDFSFCLKGEVLDGKTPVVIDYTPYLKFTQSYDYLTDEEERHSAESSTSEDNSPEHPYLPLVTDEDSWYSKWHKMEQKFRIVYAQKGYLEELVRLRESQLKDLEAENRRLQLQLEEAAAQNQREKRELEGVILELQEQLTGLIPGDHVPLAQGSKDLTTPLVNQWPSLGTLSGAEGTNNPKLYRRHSFMSTEPLSAEASLSSDSQRLGEGKRDEEPWGPIGKDPTPSMLGLCGSLASIPSCKSLASFKSNECLVSDSPEGSPALSPS; this is encoded by the exons ATGGAAGCGAGCTTTGTCCAGACCACCATGGCTCTGGGGCTGTCCTCCAAGAAAGCGTCTTCCCGCAATGTGGCCGTGGAACGTAGGAACCTGATCACCGTGTGCAG GTTCTCTGTGAAAACGCTGCTGGAGAAATACACAGCGGAGCCCATCGATGACTCATCCGAGGAGTTTGTGAATTTTGCAGCCATCTTAGAGCAGATCCTCAGCCACCGCTTCAAAG CCTGTGCCCCAGCAGGTCCAGTGAGCTGGTTCAGCTCAGACGGGCAGCGGGGCTTCTGGGACTATATCCGGCTGGCCTGCAGCAAAGTGCCCAACAATTGTGTAAGCAGCATCGAGAACATGGAGAACATCAGCACAGCCCGAGCCAAG GGCCGGGCGTGGATCCGGGTAGCACTGATGGAGAAACGAATGTCAGAATATATCACCACAGCTCTGCGGGACACCCGGACCACCAG ACGTTTCTATGACTCTGGAGCCATCATGCTGCGGGAGGAAGCCACCGTCCTCACCGGGATGCTGATCGGACTGAGCGCCATAGACTTCAG CTTCTGTCTCAAGGGCGAAGTGCTGGACGGGAAGACCCCCGTGGTGATCGATTACACACCCTACCTAAAGTTCACCCAGAG CTACGACTACCTGACGGACGAGGAGGAGCGGCACAGCGCCGAGAGCAGTACGAGCGAGGACAACTCGCCCGAGCACCCGTACCTGCCGCTCGTCACCGACGAGGACAGCTGGTACAGCAAATGGCACAAGATGGAACAGAAGTTCCGCATCGTCTACGCGCAGAAG GGTTACCTGGAGGAGCTGGTGCGCCTGCGCGAGTCGCAACTGAAGGACCTGGAGGCGGAGAACCGGCGGCTGCAGCTGCAGCTGGAGGAGGCGGCGGCGCAGAACCAGCGCGAGAAGCGGGAGCTGGAAGGCGTGATCCTGGAGCTGCAGGAGCAGCT gaCAGGTCTGATCCCCGGTGACCACGTTCCCCTGGCCCAGGGTTCCAAAGACCTCACCACGCCCCTGGTCAACCAATGGCCATCCCTGGGAACGCTCAGTGGGGCAGAGGGCACCAACAACCCCAAGCTGTACCGGAG aCACAGTTTCATGAGCACGGAGCCACTGTCAGCTGAAGCCAGCCTGAGCTCGGACTCCCAGCGCCTGGGAGAGGGCAAACGGGACGAGGAGCCCTGGGGCCCCATCG GGAAGGACCCCACGCCCTCCATGCTGGGCCTCTGCGGCTCCCTGGCCTCCATCCCCAGCTGCAAGTCCCTGGCGAGCTTCAAATCCAACGAGTGCCTGGTGAGCGACAGTCCAGAGGGCAGCCCGGCACTGAGCCCCAGCTGA
- the RUNDC3A gene encoding RUN domain-containing protein 3A isoform X3 — MEASFVQTTMALGLSSKKASSRNVAVERRNLITVCRFSVKTLLEKYTAEPIDDSSEEFVNFAAILEQILSHRFKGPVSWFSSDGQRGFWDYIRLACSKVPNNCVSSIENMENISTARAKGRAWIRVALMEKRMSEYITTALRDTRTTRRFYDSGAIMLREEATVLTGMLIGLSAIDFSFCLKGEVLDGKTPVVIDYTPYLKFTQSYDYLTDEEERHSAESSTSEDNSPEHPYLPLVTDEDSWYSKWHKMEQKFRIVYAQKGYLEELVRLRESQLKDLEAENRRLQLQLEEAAAQNQREKRELEGVILELQEQLTGLIPGDHVPLAQGSKDLTTPLVNQWPSLGTLSGAEGTNNPKLYRRHSFMSTEPLSAEASLSSDSQRLGEGKRDEEPWGPIGKDPTPSMLGLCGSLASIPSCKSLASFKSNECLVSDSPEGSPALSPS, encoded by the exons ATGGAAGCGAGCTTTGTCCAGACCACCATGGCTCTGGGGCTGTCCTCCAAGAAAGCGTCTTCCCGCAATGTGGCCGTGGAACGTAGGAACCTGATCACCGTGTGCAG GTTCTCTGTGAAAACGCTGCTGGAGAAATACACAGCGGAGCCCATCGATGACTCATCCGAGGAGTTTGTGAATTTTGCAGCCATCTTAGAGCAGATCCTCAGCCACCGCTTCAAAG GTCCAGTGAGCTGGTTCAGCTCAGACGGGCAGCGGGGCTTCTGGGACTATATCCGGCTGGCCTGCAGCAAAGTGCCCAACAATTGTGTAAGCAGCATCGAGAACATGGAGAACATCAGCACAGCCCGAGCCAAG GGCCGGGCGTGGATCCGGGTAGCACTGATGGAGAAACGAATGTCAGAATATATCACCACAGCTCTGCGGGACACCCGGACCACCAG ACGTTTCTATGACTCTGGAGCCATCATGCTGCGGGAGGAAGCCACCGTCCTCACCGGGATGCTGATCGGACTGAGCGCCATAGACTTCAG CTTCTGTCTCAAGGGCGAAGTGCTGGACGGGAAGACCCCCGTGGTGATCGATTACACACCCTACCTAAAGTTCACCCAGAG CTACGACTACCTGACGGACGAGGAGGAGCGGCACAGCGCCGAGAGCAGTACGAGCGAGGACAACTCGCCCGAGCACCCGTACCTGCCGCTCGTCACCGACGAGGACAGCTGGTACAGCAAATGGCACAAGATGGAACAGAAGTTCCGCATCGTCTACGCGCAGAAG GGTTACCTGGAGGAGCTGGTGCGCCTGCGCGAGTCGCAACTGAAGGACCTGGAGGCGGAGAACCGGCGGCTGCAGCTGCAGCTGGAGGAGGCGGCGGCGCAGAACCAGCGCGAGAAGCGGGAGCTGGAAGGCGTGATCCTGGAGCTGCAGGAGCAGCT gaCAGGTCTGATCCCCGGTGACCACGTTCCCCTGGCCCAGGGTTCCAAAGACCTCACCACGCCCCTGGTCAACCAATGGCCATCCCTGGGAACGCTCAGTGGGGCAGAGGGCACCAACAACCCCAAGCTGTACCGGAG aCACAGTTTCATGAGCACGGAGCCACTGTCAGCTGAAGCCAGCCTGAGCTCGGACTCCCAGCGCCTGGGAGAGGGCAAACGGGACGAGGAGCCCTGGGGCCCCATCG GGAAGGACCCCACGCCCTCCATGCTGGGCCTCTGCGGCTCCCTGGCCTCCATCCCCAGCTGCAAGTCCCTGGCGAGCTTCAAATCCAACGAGTGCCTGGTGAGCGACAGTCCAGAGGGCAGCCCGGCACTGAGCCCCAGCTGA
- the RUNDC3A gene encoding RUN domain-containing protein 3A isoform X2, which yields MEASFVQTTMALGLSSKKASSRNVAVERRNLITVCRFSVKTLLEKYTAEPIDDSSEEFVNFAAILEQILSHRFKAGPVSWFSSDGQRGFWDYIRLACSKVPNNCVSSIENMENISTARAKGRAWIRVALMEKRMSEYITTALRDTRTTRRFYDSGAIMLREEATVLTGMLIGLSAIDFSFCLKGEVLDGKTPVVIDYTPYLKFTQSYDYLTDEEERHSAESSTSEDNSPEHPYLPLVTDEDSWYSKWHKMEQKFRIVYAQKGYLEELVRLRESQLKDLEAENRRLQLQLEEAAAQNQREKRELEGVILELQEQLTGLIPGDHVPLAQGSKDLTTPLVNQWPSLGTLSGAEGTNNPKLYRRHSFMSTEPLSAEASLSSDSQRLGEGKRDEEPWGPIGKDPTPSMLGLCGSLASIPSCKSLASFKSNECLVSDSPEGSPALSPS from the exons ATGGAAGCGAGCTTTGTCCAGACCACCATGGCTCTGGGGCTGTCCTCCAAGAAAGCGTCTTCCCGCAATGTGGCCGTGGAACGTAGGAACCTGATCACCGTGTGCAG GTTCTCTGTGAAAACGCTGCTGGAGAAATACACAGCGGAGCCCATCGATGACTCATCCGAGGAGTTTGTGAATTTTGCAGCCATCTTAGAGCAGATCCTCAGCCACCGCTTCAAAG CAGGTCCAGTGAGCTGGTTCAGCTCAGACGGGCAGCGGGGCTTCTGGGACTATATCCGGCTGGCCTGCAGCAAAGTGCCCAACAATTGTGTAAGCAGCATCGAGAACATGGAGAACATCAGCACAGCCCGAGCCAAG GGCCGGGCGTGGATCCGGGTAGCACTGATGGAGAAACGAATGTCAGAATATATCACCACAGCTCTGCGGGACACCCGGACCACCAG ACGTTTCTATGACTCTGGAGCCATCATGCTGCGGGAGGAAGCCACCGTCCTCACCGGGATGCTGATCGGACTGAGCGCCATAGACTTCAG CTTCTGTCTCAAGGGCGAAGTGCTGGACGGGAAGACCCCCGTGGTGATCGATTACACACCCTACCTAAAGTTCACCCAGAG CTACGACTACCTGACGGACGAGGAGGAGCGGCACAGCGCCGAGAGCAGTACGAGCGAGGACAACTCGCCCGAGCACCCGTACCTGCCGCTCGTCACCGACGAGGACAGCTGGTACAGCAAATGGCACAAGATGGAACAGAAGTTCCGCATCGTCTACGCGCAGAAG GGTTACCTGGAGGAGCTGGTGCGCCTGCGCGAGTCGCAACTGAAGGACCTGGAGGCGGAGAACCGGCGGCTGCAGCTGCAGCTGGAGGAGGCGGCGGCGCAGAACCAGCGCGAGAAGCGGGAGCTGGAAGGCGTGATCCTGGAGCTGCAGGAGCAGCT gaCAGGTCTGATCCCCGGTGACCACGTTCCCCTGGCCCAGGGTTCCAAAGACCTCACCACGCCCCTGGTCAACCAATGGCCATCCCTGGGAACGCTCAGTGGGGCAGAGGGCACCAACAACCCCAAGCTGTACCGGAG aCACAGTTTCATGAGCACGGAGCCACTGTCAGCTGAAGCCAGCCTGAGCTCGGACTCCCAGCGCCTGGGAGAGGGCAAACGGGACGAGGAGCCCTGGGGCCCCATCG GGAAGGACCCCACGCCCTCCATGCTGGGCCTCTGCGGCTCCCTGGCCTCCATCCCCAGCTGCAAGTCCCTGGCGAGCTTCAAATCCAACGAGTGCCTGGTGAGCGACAGTCCAGAGGGCAGCCCGGCACTGAGCCCCAGCTGA
- the RUNDC3A gene encoding RUN domain-containing protein 3A isoform X4 — MEASFVQTTMALGLSSKKASSRNVAVERRNLITVCRFSVKTLLEKYTAEPIDDSSEEFVNFAAILEQILSHRFKACAPAGPVSWFSSDGQRGFWDYIRLACSKVPNNCVSSIENMENISTARAKGRAWIRVALMEKRMSEYITTALRDTRTTRRFYDSGAIMLREEATVLTGMLIGLSAIDFSFCLKGEVLDGKTPVVIDYTPYLKFTQSYDYLTDEEERHSAESSTSEDNSPEHPYLPLVTDEDSWYSKWHKMEQKFRIVYAQKGYLEELVRLRESQLKDLEAENRRLQLQLEEAAAQNQREKRELEGVILELQEQLTGLIPGDHVPLAQGSKDLTTPLVNQWPSLGTLSGAEGTNNPKLYRRHSFMSTEPLSAEASLSSDSQRLGEGKRDEEPWGPIGSSEPN; from the exons ATGGAAGCGAGCTTTGTCCAGACCACCATGGCTCTGGGGCTGTCCTCCAAGAAAGCGTCTTCCCGCAATGTGGCCGTGGAACGTAGGAACCTGATCACCGTGTGCAG GTTCTCTGTGAAAACGCTGCTGGAGAAATACACAGCGGAGCCCATCGATGACTCATCCGAGGAGTTTGTGAATTTTGCAGCCATCTTAGAGCAGATCCTCAGCCACCGCTTCAAAG CCTGTGCCCCAGCAGGTCCAGTGAGCTGGTTCAGCTCAGACGGGCAGCGGGGCTTCTGGGACTATATCCGGCTGGCCTGCAGCAAAGTGCCCAACAATTGTGTAAGCAGCATCGAGAACATGGAGAACATCAGCACAGCCCGAGCCAAG GGCCGGGCGTGGATCCGGGTAGCACTGATGGAGAAACGAATGTCAGAATATATCACCACAGCTCTGCGGGACACCCGGACCACCAG ACGTTTCTATGACTCTGGAGCCATCATGCTGCGGGAGGAAGCCACCGTCCTCACCGGGATGCTGATCGGACTGAGCGCCATAGACTTCAG CTTCTGTCTCAAGGGCGAAGTGCTGGACGGGAAGACCCCCGTGGTGATCGATTACACACCCTACCTAAAGTTCACCCAGAG CTACGACTACCTGACGGACGAGGAGGAGCGGCACAGCGCCGAGAGCAGTACGAGCGAGGACAACTCGCCCGAGCACCCGTACCTGCCGCTCGTCACCGACGAGGACAGCTGGTACAGCAAATGGCACAAGATGGAACAGAAGTTCCGCATCGTCTACGCGCAGAAG GGTTACCTGGAGGAGCTGGTGCGCCTGCGCGAGTCGCAACTGAAGGACCTGGAGGCGGAGAACCGGCGGCTGCAGCTGCAGCTGGAGGAGGCGGCGGCGCAGAACCAGCGCGAGAAGCGGGAGCTGGAAGGCGTGATCCTGGAGCTGCAGGAGCAGCT gaCAGGTCTGATCCCCGGTGACCACGTTCCCCTGGCCCAGGGTTCCAAAGACCTCACCACGCCCCTGGTCAACCAATGGCCATCCCTGGGAACGCTCAGTGGGGCAGAGGGCACCAACAACCCCAAGCTGTACCGGAG aCACAGTTTCATGAGCACGGAGCCACTGTCAGCTGAAGCCAGCCTGAGCTCGGACTCCCAGCGCCTGGGAGAGGGCAAACGGGACGAGGAGCCCTGGGGCCCCATCG gaagctcagagccaAATTAG
- the RUNDC3A gene encoding RUN domain-containing protein 3A isoform X5, translating into MEASFVQTTMALGLSSKKASSRNVAVERRNLITVCRFSVKTLLEKYTAEPIDDSSEEFVNFAAILEQILSHRFKGPVSWFSSDGQRGFWDYIRLACSKVPNNCVSSIENMENISTARAKGRAWIRVALMEKRMSEYITTALRDTRTTRRFYDSGAIMLREEATVLTGMLIGLSAIDFSFCLKGEVLDGKTPVVIDYTPYLKFTQSYDYLTDEEERHSAESSTSEDNSPEHPYLPLVTDEDSWYSKWHKMEQKFRIVYAQKGYLEELVRLRESQLKDLEAENRRLQLQLEEAAAQNQREKRELEGVILELQEQLTGLIPGDHVPLAQGSKDLTTPLVNQWPSLGTLSGAEGTNNPKLYRRHSFMSTEPLSAEASLSSDSQRLGEGKRDEEPWGPIGSSEPN; encoded by the exons ATGGAAGCGAGCTTTGTCCAGACCACCATGGCTCTGGGGCTGTCCTCCAAGAAAGCGTCTTCCCGCAATGTGGCCGTGGAACGTAGGAACCTGATCACCGTGTGCAG GTTCTCTGTGAAAACGCTGCTGGAGAAATACACAGCGGAGCCCATCGATGACTCATCCGAGGAGTTTGTGAATTTTGCAGCCATCTTAGAGCAGATCCTCAGCCACCGCTTCAAAG GTCCAGTGAGCTGGTTCAGCTCAGACGGGCAGCGGGGCTTCTGGGACTATATCCGGCTGGCCTGCAGCAAAGTGCCCAACAATTGTGTAAGCAGCATCGAGAACATGGAGAACATCAGCACAGCCCGAGCCAAG GGCCGGGCGTGGATCCGGGTAGCACTGATGGAGAAACGAATGTCAGAATATATCACCACAGCTCTGCGGGACACCCGGACCACCAG ACGTTTCTATGACTCTGGAGCCATCATGCTGCGGGAGGAAGCCACCGTCCTCACCGGGATGCTGATCGGACTGAGCGCCATAGACTTCAG CTTCTGTCTCAAGGGCGAAGTGCTGGACGGGAAGACCCCCGTGGTGATCGATTACACACCCTACCTAAAGTTCACCCAGAG CTACGACTACCTGACGGACGAGGAGGAGCGGCACAGCGCCGAGAGCAGTACGAGCGAGGACAACTCGCCCGAGCACCCGTACCTGCCGCTCGTCACCGACGAGGACAGCTGGTACAGCAAATGGCACAAGATGGAACAGAAGTTCCGCATCGTCTACGCGCAGAAG GGTTACCTGGAGGAGCTGGTGCGCCTGCGCGAGTCGCAACTGAAGGACCTGGAGGCGGAGAACCGGCGGCTGCAGCTGCAGCTGGAGGAGGCGGCGGCGCAGAACCAGCGCGAGAAGCGGGAGCTGGAAGGCGTGATCCTGGAGCTGCAGGAGCAGCT gaCAGGTCTGATCCCCGGTGACCACGTTCCCCTGGCCCAGGGTTCCAAAGACCTCACCACGCCCCTGGTCAACCAATGGCCATCCCTGGGAACGCTCAGTGGGGCAGAGGGCACCAACAACCCCAAGCTGTACCGGAG aCACAGTTTCATGAGCACGGAGCCACTGTCAGCTGAAGCCAGCCTGAGCTCGGACTCCCAGCGCCTGGGAGAGGGCAAACGGGACGAGGAGCCCTGGGGCCCCATCG gaagctcagagccaAATTAG